The Pseudomonas sp. TH06 genome contains the following window.
TCCCTCGCCACAAAAGCTTCTTTGAGTTCTATGGGATTACTGGCCGTTTTTGACTTTGCTCCACACCCGCGTACGCACGCGCTCGGTGGCTTTGGGCAACGGTTCAAGGGTGTACAACGTGGCCATCGCTGCGGCGGAGGGATAAACCGCCGGGTTGTCCCGGGTAGCCTCAGCCACCAGCGGCGTGGCCGCGCGATTGCCGTTCGGATACGACAGATGATCACTGACCGGCGCGATCACCTCGGGGCGCAACAGGTAATCGATGAACGCCAGCCCTTGAGTCCGATTCGGCGCATCCTTGAGCAGCACCAGCGTGTCGAACCACACCGGCGCACCTTCCTTCGGCAGGCTGTAGGCGATCTTCACGCCGTTGTTGGCCTGCTCGGCATTGGTCTTGGCTTCAAGCATCGCCCCTGACCAGCCGACCGCCACGCAAATGTTGCCGTTGGACAGGTCACTGATGAATTTCGAGGAATTGAAATAGGCAATGTGCGGGCGCAGTTTCAGCAGCAGCGCTTCGGCTTTTTTATAGTCTTCGGGATCGGTGCTGTTCGGTGGCAGCCCCAGATAATGCAAGGCAACCGGAAGCATCTCCGAGGGCGAATCCAGCATCGCCACGCCGCACTGGCCGAGCTTGGCGAGGTTCTTTTCGTCGAACACCAGATCCCAGGAATCCACCGGTGCCTTGTCGCCCAATGCTGCGCGCACCTTGTCGACGTTGTAGCCGATGCCGTTGGTG
Protein-coding sequences here:
- a CDS encoding polyamine ABC transporter substrate-binding protein; the protein is MRGHRGYINLGLLACLGVVSAAGAADAPSVHVYNWYDYIGPNTLHDFQRDSGIQPVYDTFDSAEVLEGKLMTSRSGYDVVVASNYSLPTLIKAGALAPLPRDQLPGWKNLDNDLLSKLANNDPGNQYAVPYLWGTNGIGYNVDKVRAALGDKAPVDSWDLVFDEKNLAKLGQCGVAMLDSPSEMLPVALHYLGLPPNSTDPEDYKKAEALLLKLRPHIAYFNSSKFISDLSNGNICVAVGWSGAMLEAKTNAEQANNGVKIAYSLPKEGAPVWFDTLVLLKDAPNRTQGLAFIDYLLRPEVIAPVSDHLSYPNGNRAATPLVAEATRDNPAVYPSAAAMATLYTLEPLPKATERVRTRVWSKVKNGQ